TTAATTAGCattaaaccataaattttattatttaatatatatttctttaaatcaatttctatattttcaatACGTAATTTTCACATGCATAAACTTACTATGTAATTTACACAAATTACAATTAAGAGTGCTTTAAGGTAAATTGAATGATAGAATCTTTATTTAaggcaataaatattaatatttaaaaatgaataataacgATGTATGCAGtaaaatattcatttctttaaaaaaaatgcactccggaaagaaaactaaaaatacatacaaataaaaaaattaaatgacatTCTAAAGTTGATCTacgaattaaaaataaaataaaagctaatctatttaggatattattattattattgctataGGTTTTAAGgtaatattatacataatttataataataaaaatcagaaatacttaaattttctatttaaaaataattcccCATTAAATAGaaacttaataaaaaactattttttataatttaaaattttaaatatgattaattaatttgttttgattaaaattgtgttaataaattaaatattttattattatctcatattctcattatataaaaaagactGCACATTAGCATAACTGCTGGAGAGTTGTTGAGTTGAGACCGATGGTGAATGAAGAGACTCCAGGGAGAAAGACGTCACAAGCACACATATAAgtaagattattatttttggttttaaaagatTACAAGAAGAGGAAGGTTAAAGTTAGAGTTAACTAAAGCGAGCGAGACGAAGTCGTGACATTAAGGGTGCGACTCGCTAGGgtttaaaaacaaagaaaacaattgCGAAGGCAATCACTCCTCACTCTTGGTCTCTTCTGAAAACGTAAGATAATTTCTCAAGAatctttctatttatccaaGACATTAGAAGCTATTGCTCACGGCATTGGTTTATACGAatcaattttagggttttttgcgGCTTTTGGTCCCCCCCCCGGGGAATGTAGTTTCTGGATGATATTTTACAGTAAGAAATTGTTTTCTTGGCGGTCGTTCCTAACCTCATTGATATTCAATTTTCATCGTATGTGTTTTTGTAATTGATAATTTTGGGTCCAGCTACttctttttcgttttattttaacaaaatatgtgaaaatatcaCTAGAATGTTGTATTTGCATGTTGAATATTTCcgccattttattattattttttcaggtTTTGTTATTTCTGGTTAAGTCGAGGCCAGCTGTGCGAGTATGGTAGAAGTCGATGGAATAGAGAACCTTGAATTCAAGTGGGGTAAAAAAAGAGGAACTGGGGGGATAAATACGAAAGTTCAGTTTTACGAATCATTTACTTATGACGGTATTGACTACACTCTTTATGACAATGTTTATCTTCACAAGGAAGGTGAACCATTGCCATATCTTggaaaacttataaaaatatggGAGACTGATAGTCGGTTGAAGAAAGTGAAGGTTTTATGGTTTTTCCAACCTTCTGAGATCTCAAATTATCTTTTCGTTGAATTGGCGCATCCAAATGAAGTATTTTTGGCATCTGGTGAAGGAGTAGGTCTTGCCAACATTAATCCATTGGTAATtgggattttataaaatttggtaCTCTGATATTTCATTTTCTGGAAATCAACAGTTATAATTTATGTGTGGTGTGACTTGTAATTTACAGTTTGATTTCGTGAGTTTTAATAGTGACTGGTCAAGTGTTAATTTCCCCTTTTTTGCTTAGCTGTTGATATATTGCTAAATTTCTTCCATGAATGAGGTAGTTCACACTTGGACAGGAATTTGTCTGAAAAGGGCAACTGGTGTCCAATTCACTTTAGCCTCAAGGATATTAaagttttgaattgaattgtttgTCAGTTTATGTCTGAAGTAGCATCACGTaccttgttgttgttttttttcgAGCAAACCTATCTTGTTAGATGTGGTTCAGTTTTAAAGTTTTCTTGGCACTTCAgcttatattttcaaaatgtaattttgtcaaTCAGCAAGGTACAGTATATAAGCATATACAGTTGAAATATCTCTTGTGTTTTTGACAGTGTTAAACATACATTTATCTACTTAGCTACTAATTCTGTTTGCATTAATTCAGGAAGCAATTGCTGGAAAATGCAATGTAGTTTGCATTTCAAAGGATGGCAGAAATCCACAACCTTCAGACGAAGATATCCAAATGGCTGACTATGTGTTTTACCGTACATTTGATGTCGGGCAGCGCATTATCTTGGACAAGATAGATGGAAAAATTGCTGGAATTGATGGTATTTCTTTTCAGTCATCTCATTTCTCTtcattgtgatttttttttttggtgatgCTGGTTGTTTTGATTGTTGAACTTCCTGCTGTTTCTCAAATTCTTgcagttaaatttatttttaaccaaTCGGGTTCTCTGAAGCCTTGTTCTATTCATAACTTTAGTGTGGATGAACCTGCTAGTGAAAATGCTATTGAAGCAAATGGAAGAGTGGTTATGTCTAAGCTAAACTCATCTGCGAACCAAATTTCTGAAGATGATAGACAAGTGGAACAGAAACCTGTGGTTGCAGAGAATGGCTTTAACCACAAAGCTGAAGAGAATTCAGATGTTAAAGCTTCATCAGTTAAACCGAATCTCTCCCTGCAACAGGAGGTTGTTGCCGGTGTAGTTTCAGAGTCAGGTGAACTGGCCAAAACCAATGACAGATCTGGTGATAGGACAGGTTTGAGCcctaaaattaaagcaaaagCAGACTCTAAACTGAAAAACCCTTCTGGTGAGGAGATAGGTTGTGTCAATCAAGTcaaaagtgaagaaaaattaaaatccgTTAAGGATACAGTTGAGTTGGATGAGAGGCCACATAAGAAAGCAAAGCTTGATAATTCTGTGAAAGTCTCCAGTGACAAGGAAACTACAAAATGTGCTACAGAACCTTGTGGGACAGCCACAATTCCTTCCAAAAAGCTGAAGAttgatgataaattaaaaaaatctactaACTGCAAATCTCCTGCAGTGCCTTCAAATGATGGTATTAAAACTGGTGACAAAGCTATGGAAGTTACCCGTAGGCCTGATTCTGTAAGTGTTATTTTGGGGTTGTCTTCTTCTTTCCCTTTAATATTCGTgatcaatttcatttaaaagcGTCTTATGTTGAACGAATAGGAGGCTCTATTTCACGTTATGCACAAAGCACGGGGTTGTAACTAATTTGTTAAGAAAGATGTGATTACTTTGCAAAATTCAATTGTTATTATGCTATTGTTTGACGTGATGGCTTTGTTGCAGTTCTTGTATTACTATATAGGTGATAGTTAAATCTTGTGAcaccttttctttctttgttcacCTCACTTTATAGCCTATTTTTTTTCCCTCCTGcgttgaatctttttttttttttttttaaatcacatgacctcaaatttcaatttcttttaacattaatGGAAGAATAATGTGGTCTCATGTGATTGTTTCTCCTACCTGGTTCTTGCTTCTACTCGAATTTCTTTTTggatgaataaatttatttgtgtaATCCTCATCATCCTGTACAATATCATGCTTGCAAGTTTCTGCTTTCCTCATTGCAGATTTACTATCCTGTTATCCTCTGTTGTTCTCCTTGATGTGGAAATTTCTTGTGAAGAAGTACTAACATTTTGCTGTTTATTCATGCTTACAGGATAGGAGCAAATGGTTTGGAGAACTCGTAAGCACTCCTCTGTCACTCCTAAACCagttgtttaaattattttcatagcCTACTTTGATTGCTGTCATTTGTGGGAAAATTAGTCTACATTCTTTAAGCTGATCTTAAACTGCTT
This sequence is a window from Gossypium raimondii isolate GPD5lz chromosome 5, ASM2569854v1, whole genome shotgun sequence. Protein-coding genes within it:
- the LOC105769918 gene encoding protein ANTI-SILENCING 1 isoform X1, yielding MVEVDGIENLEFKWGKKRGTGGINTKVQFYESFTYDGIDYTLYDNVYLHKEGEPLPYLGKLIKIWETDSRLKKVKVLWFFQPSEISNYLFVELAHPNEVFLASGEGVGLANINPLEAIAGKCNVVCISKDGRNPQPSDEDIQMADYVFYRTFDVGQRIILDKIDGKIAGIDVKFIFNQSGSLKPCSIHNFSVDEPASENAIEANGRVVMSKLNSSANQISEDDRQVEQKPVVAENGFNHKAEENSDVKASSVKPNLSLQQEVVAGVVSESGELAKTNDRSGDRTGLSPKIKAKADSKLKNPSGEEIGCVNQVKSEEKLKSVKDTVELDERPHKKAKLDNSVKVSSDKETTKCATEPCGTATIPSKKLKIDDKLKKSTNCKSPAVPSNDGIKTGDKAMEVTRRPDSDRSKWFGELPWEESLRDAHEFGKLVLFQNLDPAYSSAEVEDIVWNAFNETCRAKVVQQTAYSSPHFGQAFAIFKSREVAEDVIKKLDERCLLLPNRRPLVASIPNPCFSRKQSMFAGHLIVDKLKSQREMKAAVSTSHSSQPNTVEYDMAMEWFLMTERSNQFWKKLYEQQGKELKKLRVNFKSK
- the LOC105769918 gene encoding protein ANTI-SILENCING 1 isoform X2, yielding MVEVDGIENLEFKWGKKRGTGGINTKVQFYESFTYDGIDYTLYDNVYLHKEGEPLPYLGKLIKIWETDSRLKKVKVLWFFQPSEISNYLFVELAHPNEVFLASGEGVGLANINPLEAIAGKCNVVCISKDGRNPQPSDEDIQMADYVFYRTFDVGQRIILDKIDGKIAGIDVKFIFNQSGSLKPCSIHNFSVDEPASENAIEANGRVVMSKLNSSANQISEDDRQVEQKPVVAENGFNHKAEENSDVKASSVKPNLSLQQEVVAGVVSESGELAKTNDRSGDRTGLSPKIKAKADSKLKNPSGEEIGCVNQVKSEEKLKSVKDTVELDERPHKKAKLDNSVKVSSDKETTKCATEPCGTATIPSKKLKIDDKLKKSTNCKSPAVPSNDGIKTGDKAMEVTRRPDSDRSKWFGELPWEESLRDAHEFGKLVLFQNLDPAYSSAEVEDIVWNAFNETCRAKVVQQTAYSSPHFGRL